Proteins encoded together in one Ipomoea triloba cultivar NCNSP0323 chromosome 4, ASM357664v1 window:
- the LOC116017279 gene encoding MLO-like protein 3 has translation MAAGGGGGGGGGGAASPSHSLLETPTWAVATVCFVFILLGLLIEHLIHLLSHWLKKHRKTALFEAVEKLKSVLMLLGFLSLLLAILQRPISKICIPNSVAKSMLPCNRAAGSTKTTKTLQHLWTNNPGNSSTTPVFLVPSHGRHLAGGLDSSDHCNSKGRTSLISQSGISQLNNFMFVLAIMQIVYCVITMGLGRLKMNRWKSWETETQTVEYLAANDPNRFRLTTQTTFGRRHIDDCATTGPLLWIKCFFRQFFYSVAKVDYLTLRHGFIMAHLSSNNTFNFQKYIERSLEDDFKVIVGISPLMWLLVVIFLLVDVHGWNVYLWVSFLPLIIVLVVGTKLEVIVAKMALRVKNQSTVIKGSPLVQPNDNLFWFNHPPLVLTLLHFTLFMNAFEVAFFIWVTLQFGIRSCYHENVEKIVIRVVLAVMVQILCSYITLPLYALVTQMGSHYKRALLEENVMQIIKYWHSEVKKKKKNRNNKKNKNMEADDDEDIENSRREYYSSSTTPAAVSPSSNSPETSHLNRSPTLAPAAAETDDEITEEWRPPQ, from the exons ATGGCGGCCGGCggaggaggcggcggcggcggtggcggagCGGCCAGTCCGTCGCACTCTCTGCTTGAGACGCCGACTTGGGCTGTAGCGACGGTTTGTTTCGTATTTATATTACTCGGACTTTTGATCGAACACTTGATACATCTCCTTTCTCAC TGGCTTAAAAAACATAGGAAAACTGCTTTGTTTGAAGCTGTGGAGAAGCTCAAGTCAG TTTTGATGTTGTTGGGATTCTTGTCACTTCTGTTAGCCATCTTACAGAGGCCAATTTCCAAGATTTGCATACCAAACAGCGTTGCCAAATCCATGCTACCCTGCAATAGAGCTGCAGGGTCAACTAAAACCACCAAAACCTTGCAACATTTATGGACCAATAATCCTGGGAATTCTTCGACCACTCCAGTTTTCCTCGTACCAAGCCACGGAAGACATCTCGCCGGCGGACTGGACTCCTCAGATCACTGCAACTCTAAA GGGAGGACTTCATTGATATCACAGAGCGGTATTAGCCAGCTGAACAACTTCATGTTTGTTCTGGCAATAATGCAGATTGTGTATTGTGTCATCACCATGGGTTTGGGAAGACTTAAG ATGAATCGTTGGAAATCATGGGAAACAGAAACACAGACAGTTGAATACTTGGCTGCCAATG ATCCTAACCGGTTCAGATTAACGACGCAAACAACGTTTGGGCGTCGACACATAGACGATTGTGCTACAACTGGCCCTTTGCTATGGATT AAATGTTTCTTTCGACAATTCTTTTATTCAGTAGCTAAAGTTGACTACCTCACCTTACGCCATGGATTTATTATG GCTCATTTGTCATCAAATAACACTTTCAATTTCCAAAAGTATATAGAACGATCTCTTGAAGATGATTTCAAAGTTATAGTTGGCATCAG CCCGTTAATGTGGTTATTGGTTGTAATCTTTTTGTTGGTCGATGTCCATG GTTGGAACGTCTATCTTTGGGTATCATTTCTACCATTGATA ATAGTTTTGGTTGTTGGGACGAAGCTGGAAGTGATAGTTGCAAAAATGGCACTTAGGGTGAAAAACCAAAGTACAGTAATCAAAGGATCTCCCTTGGTACAACCTAATGACAATCTCTTCTGGTTTAATCACCCTCCACTCGTCTTGACCCTTCTCCATTTCACTCTCTTTATG AATGCATTTGAGGTAGCATTCTTCATTTGGGTCACG TTGCAATTTGGGATAAGATCTTGTTACCATGAGAATGTGGAGAAAATTGTCATTAGGGTGGTACTAGC GGTGATGGTTCAAATCCTATGTAGTTACATTACTCTACCTCTATATGCTCTAGTGACTCAG ATGGGGTCACATTACAAAAGGGCATTACTGGAAGAGAATGTGATGCAAATCATAAAGTATTGGCATAGCgaagtgaagaagaagaagaagaataggaataataaaaagaataagaatatggaagctgatgatgatgaagatataGAAAACTCTCGCCGTGAGTACTATTCATCATCCACCACGCCCGCCGCCGTTAGCCCCTCCTCCAATTCGCCGGAAACCTCCCACCTTAACCGCTCTCCGACTCTCGCTCCTGCGGCTGCGGAGACTGATGATGAGATAACTGAAGAGTGGAGACCCCCtcaataa
- the LOC116015535 gene encoding syntaxin-71-like, protein MSVIDILFRIDEVCKKYEKYDVEKQRSNSASPEDAFARLYSTFESQIDLALKKAEMAERETNRAAAVAMKAEVRRVKARLLEEVPKLQKLAHKKVKGVSQEEREVRNDLVLALPERIKEIPDGTTSAAKSGGWGGSSSLKNVKFDSDGQMDDDFFQQSEESSQFRNEYEMRKIKQDEGLDFISEGLDTLKNLAEDMNEELDRQVPLVDEIETKVDKATAELKNTNLRLKETINNVRSTQNFFIDIILICIILGIAAYLYNILQ, encoded by the exons ATGAGCGTGATCGACATTCTCTTCCGCATCGATGAAGTTTGCAAGAAGTATGAAAAGTACGATGTCGAGAAGCAGCGTTCCAACAGCGCATCCCCGGAAGATGCCTTCGCTCGTCTCTACTCCACCTTCGAGTCCCAAATTGACCTCGCTCTTAAA AAAGCGGAGATGGCGGAGAGGGAGACAAACAGGGCTGCGGCTGTGGCCATGAAGGCGGAGGTACGGCGAGTGAAGGCTCGTTTGTTGGAGGAAGTCCCAAAGTTGCAGAAACTAGCCCATAAGAAG GTTAAAGGTGTCTCACAAGAAGAAAGAGAAGTACGTAATGACTTGGTACTTGCACTACCTGAGAGGATCAAAGAAATCCCTGATGGAACTACAAGTGCAGCCAAGTCTGGAGGTTGGGGGGGCTCATCATCTCTTAAAAACGTCAAATTTGACTCTG aTGGGCAGATGGATGATGATTTCTTCCAGCAGAGTGAAGAATCTAGTCAGTTCCGGAATGAGTATGAGATGCGGAAAATAAAACAG GATGAAGGATTGGATTTTATTTCAGAAGGTCTAGACACACTGAAAAATTTGGCTGAGGATATGAATGAG GAATTGGATAGACAAGTTCCCCTGGTTGATGAAATTGAAACAAAG GTTGACAAGGCAACAGCTGAGCTAAAGAACACCAATCTTAGACTCAAGGAGACtattaataat GTTCGGTCCACCCAAAACTTCTTTATTGATATCATTCTTATCTGTATCATCTTGGGGATTGCAGCCTATTTATACAA
- the LOC116015274 gene encoding MLO-like protein 6: MAGGGGGKTLEETPTWAVAVVCFVLVAISIVIEYIIHLIGKWLKSKHKRALYEALEKIKSELMLLGFISLLLTVLQGPISNICIPASVGATWHPCSKKEEVKKLKTSSSEEHWELSSEENSRRRLLTAGGGVRRVLAAAAGDDKCAAKGKVSLVSTDGIHQLHIFIFVLAVFHVLYCITTLALGRAKMRRWKAWEEETKTIEYQFAHDPERFRFARETSFGRRHLSFWTKTPILLWIVCFFRQFIRSVPKVDYLTLRHGFIMAHLAPQSQTKFDFQKYIKRSLEEDFKVVVGISPIIWLFAVLFLLFNTHGWYSYLWLPFIPLIIILLVGTKLQVIITKMGLRIQERGEVVKGVPVVEPGDDLFWFNRPRLILFLINFVLFQNAFQLAFFAWAWYEFGLRSCFHKHVEDIAIRISMGVLIQILCSYVTLPLYALVTQMGSNMKPTIFNERVATALKKWHHTAKKNVKESRHNSAAVTPVSSRPGTPSHGMSPVHLLRGYYRSDQADSAQSTPRRSNYEFEHWDADDHDSPSHTRFHNHGGEGSSSSSYMNQIQLGHIRHDVQPVHDPRSLQMVPVPPQHEIHIEHSDFSFDRMVN; the protein is encoded by the exons ATGGCGGGTGGTGGAGGAGGAAAAACGCTGGAGGAAACACCGACATGGGCGGTCGCAGTGGTGTGTTTTGTTTTGGTTGCGATTTCGATTGTGATTGAGTACATCATCCATCTCATAGGAAAG TGGTTGAAGTCCAAACATAAAAGAGCGCTGTATGAAGCTCTTGAGAAGATCAAATCAg AGCTTATGCTGTTGGGATTTATATCGTTGCTGCTAACGGTATTACAAGGGCCGATTTCCAACATATGTATCCCCGCAAGTGTCGGAGCCACGTGGCATCCATGCAGCAAGAAGGAAGAAGTAAAAAAGTTGAAAACGTCGTCGTCTGAAGAACACTGGGAATTGTCGTCCGAGGAAAACAGCCGCCGGAGACTTCTCACCGCCGGAGGAGGAGTGCGGCGTGTTCTGGCGGCGGCTGCTGGTGATGACAAATGCGCTGCCAAG gGAAAAGTGTCTCTTGTCTCCACGGATGGTATCCATCAATTGCACATTTTCATCTTCGTTTTGGCTGTTTTTCACGTTCTCTATTGCATTACCACTTTGGCCTTAGGGAGAGCCAAG ATGAGACGGTGGAAAGCGTGGGAAGAGGAAACAAAAACAATCGAATACCAATTTGCTCACG ATCCGGAGAGATTTCGATTTGCTAGAGAAACATCGTTTGGAAGAAGGCATTTGAGCTTTTGGACAAAGACGCCCATTCTTCTTTGGATC GTTTGTTTCTTCAGGCAATTTATACGCTCTGTTCCGAAAGTTGATTACTTAACACTCAGACATGGATTTATCATG GCTCATTTGGCACCTCAAAGCCAGACCAAATTCGATTTCCAGAAGTATATCAAACGATCACTTGAAGAAGATTTCAAGGTGGTTGTAGGAATCAG CCCAATAATTTGGCTGTTTGCTGTTTTGTTCCTTCTTTTCAATACTCATG GCTGGTATTCTTATCTATGGCTGCCATTCATTCCCTTGATT ATCATCTTGTTGGTTGGCACTAAGTTGCAAGTGATCATCACGAAAATGGGGCTAAGGATTCAAGAAAGGGGCGAAGTTGTAAAGGGCGTGCCTGTGGTTGAGCCAGGCGATGACCTTTTCTGGTTCAATCGTCCTCGTCTCATTCTCTTCCTCattaattttgttctttttcag AATGCGTTTCAACTAGCCTTCTTTGCTTGGGCTTGG tatgAATTTGGACTAAGATCGTGTTTTCACAAGCATGTGGAAGATATCGCTATCAGAATCTCAATGGG GGTTCTTATACAGATTCTTTGTAGCTATGTTACTCTCCCTCTATATGCACTTGTGACACAG ATGGGTTCAAACATGAAACCCACCATTTTCAACGAGAGGGTAGCAACGGCGTTAAAGAAGTGGCATCACACGGCGAAGAAAAATGTGAAGGAGAGCAGGCATAACAGCGCCGCCGTGACGCCGGTGTCGAGCCGGCCGGGCACGCCGTCGCACGGCATGTCTCCGGTGCACCTCCTACGAGGCTATTATCGGAGCGACCAGGCGGATAGCGCTCAATCGACGCCGAGAAGATCTAACTACGAGTTTGAACACTGGGACGCCGACGACCATGACTCGCCTTCTCACACGCGCTTCCACAACCACGGCGGCGAAGGATCGTCTTCTTCCTCGTACATGAACCAGATCCAACTAGGTCACATACGACACGATGTACAGCCGGTCCATGATCCTAGGTCGTTGCAGATGGTTCCTGTGCCGCCGCAACATGAGATCCATATTGAACATAGCGATTTTTCGTTTGATAGGATGGTGAATTAA